The following are from one region of the Harpia harpyja isolate bHarHar1 chromosome 4, bHarHar1 primary haplotype, whole genome shotgun sequence genome:
- the CCDC85A gene encoding coiled-coil domain-containing protein 85A isoform X4, giving the protein MSKVAAESCGAAPAEDLSKVSDDELLKWSKEELIRSLRRAEAEKMSAMLDHSNLIREVNRRLQLHLGEIRGLKDINQKLQEDNQELRDLCCFLDDDRQKGKKVSREWQRLGRYSASVMHKEVALYLQKLKELEVRQEEVVKENLELKELCVLLDEEKSGGAGSRSSIDSQISLCQLTATSTYIRDVGDGSSTSSTGSTDSPDHHKHHPSTSPEHLQKTRGEGSPEHHKHRNISPEHLQKPRSSGSPDHHLKGPSPEHHKTIVKAPEQQKHSSSSPETIPKHVLSSSPEHFQKQRPGSSPEHQKHSGGSPDHLPKHTPSGSTEHLHKVRGTSPEHLKQHYGGSPEHLKHLSGGSREGTLRRQVTDDLSPHHRSIYNGMNALQPPRPKALQS; this is encoded by the exons ATGTCGAAAGTGGCGGCGGAAAGTTGCGGGGCGGCGCCGGCCGAGGACTTGTCCAAGGTGTCGGACGATGAGCTGCTCAAGTGGAGCAAGGAGGAGCTGATCCGCAGCCTGCGCCGCGCCGAGGCCGAGAAGATGAGCGCGATGCTGGACCACAGCAACCTCATCCGAGAGGTGAACCGCCGCCTCCAGCTCCACCTCGGCGAGATCCGCGGCTTGAAG gataTCAACCAGAAGCTGCAAGAAGATAACCAAGAACTGAGAGACCTTTGCTGCTTTCTGGATGATGACAGACAGAAGGGCAAGAAGGTGTCCCGTGAATGGCAGAGACTGGGCAGATACAGTGCTAGTGTTATGCACAAAGAGGTTGCCTTATACTTACAGAAGCTGAAAGAATTGGAAGTGAGACAAGAAGAAGTGGTTAAGGAAAACCTGGAGCTGAAAGAATTGTGTGTGTTGCTGGATGAGGAGAAAAGTGGTGGAGCAGGCAGCCGGAGCTCTATTGACAGCCAAATCAGCCTGTGCCAGTTAACCGCGACGAGTACTTACATAAGAGATGTCGGTGATGGGAGTAGTACTTCTAGCACGGGAAGTACAGACAGTCCAGACCATCATAAACATCATCCAAGTACTAGTCCAGAACATCTTCAAAAAACTCGGGGTGAAGGAAGCCctgagcatcacaaacacaggaATATCAGCCCAGAGCACCTGCAGAAGCCCAGGAGTTCTGGCAGTCCTGATCATCACCTGAAAGGACCAAGTCCAGAACATCACAAAACCATTGTCAAAGCACCTGAACaacaaaagcacagcagcagcagtccaGAAACTATCCCAAAGCACGTTTTGAGTAGTAGCCCTGAACACTTTCAAAAGCAGAGGCCTGGTAGTAGCCCTGAGCATCAAAAGCACAGCGGTGGCAGCCCGGATCATCTTCCAAAGCACACACCGAGTGGAAGTACAGAACACCTCCACAAAGTGAGGGGTACGAGCCCTGAGCATCTCAAACAACACTAtggagggagcccagagcacCTCAAACATCTCAGTGGAGGCAGCAGAGAAGGTACCCTCAGGAGACAAGTAACAGATGACCTGTCACCTCACCACAGAAGTATATACAATGGAATGAATG cTCTCCAACCACCAAGACCAAAGGCTCTGCAGTCTTAA
- the CCDC85A gene encoding coiled-coil domain-containing protein 85A isoform X3 gives MSKVAAESCGAAPAEDLSKVSDDELLKWSKEELIRSLRRAEAEKMSAMLDHSNLIREVNRRLQLHLGEIRGLKDINQKLQEDNQELRDLCCFLDDDRQKGKKVSREWQRLGRYSASVMHKEVALYLQKLKELEVRQEEVVKENLELKELCVLLDEEKSGGAGSRSSIDSQISLCQLTATSTYIRDVGDGSSTSSTGSTDSPDHHKHHPSTSPEHLQKTRGEGSPEHHKHRNISPEHLQKPRSSGSPDHHLKGPSPEHHKTIVKAPEQQKHSSSSPETIPKHVLSSSPEHFQKQRPGSSPEHQKHSGGSPDHLPKHTPSGSTEHLHKVRGTSPEHLKQHYGGSPEHLKHLSGGSREGTLRRQVTDDLSPHHRSIYNGMNGCVEETWRCCRVVPWN, from the exons ATGTCGAAAGTGGCGGCGGAAAGTTGCGGGGCGGCGCCGGCCGAGGACTTGTCCAAGGTGTCGGACGATGAGCTGCTCAAGTGGAGCAAGGAGGAGCTGATCCGCAGCCTGCGCCGCGCCGAGGCCGAGAAGATGAGCGCGATGCTGGACCACAGCAACCTCATCCGAGAGGTGAACCGCCGCCTCCAGCTCCACCTCGGCGAGATCCGCGGCTTGAAG gataTCAACCAGAAGCTGCAAGAAGATAACCAAGAACTGAGAGACCTTTGCTGCTTTCTGGATGATGACAGACAGAAGGGCAAGAAGGTGTCCCGTGAATGGCAGAGACTGGGCAGATACAGTGCTAGTGTTATGCACAAAGAGGTTGCCTTATACTTACAGAAGCTGAAAGAATTGGAAGTGAGACAAGAAGAAGTGGTTAAGGAAAACCTGGAGCTGAAAGAATTGTGTGTGTTGCTGGATGAGGAGAAAAGTGGTGGAGCAGGCAGCCGGAGCTCTATTGACAGCCAAATCAGCCTGTGCCAGTTAACCGCGACGAGTACTTACATAAGAGATGTCGGTGATGGGAGTAGTACTTCTAGCACGGGAAGTACAGACAGTCCAGACCATCATAAACATCATCCAAGTACTAGTCCAGAACATCTTCAAAAAACTCGGGGTGAAGGAAGCCctgagcatcacaaacacaggaATATCAGCCCAGAGCACCTGCAGAAGCCCAGGAGTTCTGGCAGTCCTGATCATCACCTGAAAGGACCAAGTCCAGAACATCACAAAACCATTGTCAAAGCACCTGAACaacaaaagcacagcagcagcagtccaGAAACTATCCCAAAGCACGTTTTGAGTAGTAGCCCTGAACACTTTCAAAAGCAGAGGCCTGGTAGTAGCCCTGAGCATCAAAAGCACAGCGGTGGCAGCCCGGATCATCTTCCAAAGCACACACCGAGTGGAAGTACAGAACACCTCCACAAAGTGAGGGGTACGAGCCCTGAGCATCTCAAACAACACTAtggagggagcccagagcacCTCAAACATCTCAGTGGAGGCAGCAGAGAAGGTACCCTCAGGAGACAAGTAACAGATGACCTGTCACCTCACCACAGAAGTATATACAATGGAATGAATG
- the CCDC85A gene encoding coiled-coil domain-containing protein 85A isoform X5: MSKVAAESCGAAPAEDLSKVSDDELLKWSKEELIRSLRRAEAEKMSAMLDHSNLIREVNRRLQLHLGEIRGLKDINQKLQEDNQELRDLCCFLDDDRQKGKKVSREWQRLGRYSASVMHKEVALYLQKLKELEVRQEEVVKENLELKELCVLLDEEKSGGAGSRSSIDSQISLCQLTATSTYIRDVGDGSSTSSTGSTDSPDHHKHHPSTSPEHLQKTRGEGSPEHHKHRNISPEHLQKPRSSGSPDHHLKGPSPEHHKTIVKAPEQQKHSSSSPETIPKHVLSSSPEHFQKQRPGSSPEHQKHSGGSPDHLPKHTPSGSTEHLHKVRGTSPEHLKQHYGGSPEHLKHLSGGSREGTLRRQVTDDLSPHHRSIYNGMNGDPGPFQQGTT; this comes from the exons ATGTCGAAAGTGGCGGCGGAAAGTTGCGGGGCGGCGCCGGCCGAGGACTTGTCCAAGGTGTCGGACGATGAGCTGCTCAAGTGGAGCAAGGAGGAGCTGATCCGCAGCCTGCGCCGCGCCGAGGCCGAGAAGATGAGCGCGATGCTGGACCACAGCAACCTCATCCGAGAGGTGAACCGCCGCCTCCAGCTCCACCTCGGCGAGATCCGCGGCTTGAAG gataTCAACCAGAAGCTGCAAGAAGATAACCAAGAACTGAGAGACCTTTGCTGCTTTCTGGATGATGACAGACAGAAGGGCAAGAAGGTGTCCCGTGAATGGCAGAGACTGGGCAGATACAGTGCTAGTGTTATGCACAAAGAGGTTGCCTTATACTTACAGAAGCTGAAAGAATTGGAAGTGAGACAAGAAGAAGTGGTTAAGGAAAACCTGGAGCTGAAAGAATTGTGTGTGTTGCTGGATGAGGAGAAAAGTGGTGGAGCAGGCAGCCGGAGCTCTATTGACAGCCAAATCAGCCTGTGCCAGTTAACCGCGACGAGTACTTACATAAGAGATGTCGGTGATGGGAGTAGTACTTCTAGCACGGGAAGTACAGACAGTCCAGACCATCATAAACATCATCCAAGTACTAGTCCAGAACATCTTCAAAAAACTCGGGGTGAAGGAAGCCctgagcatcacaaacacaggaATATCAGCCCAGAGCACCTGCAGAAGCCCAGGAGTTCTGGCAGTCCTGATCATCACCTGAAAGGACCAAGTCCAGAACATCACAAAACCATTGTCAAAGCACCTGAACaacaaaagcacagcagcagcagtccaGAAACTATCCCAAAGCACGTTTTGAGTAGTAGCCCTGAACACTTTCAAAAGCAGAGGCCTGGTAGTAGCCCTGAGCATCAAAAGCACAGCGGTGGCAGCCCGGATCATCTTCCAAAGCACACACCGAGTGGAAGTACAGAACACCTCCACAAAGTGAGGGGTACGAGCCCTGAGCATCTCAAACAACACTAtggagggagcccagagcacCTCAAACATCTCAGTGGAGGCAGCAGAGAAGGTACCCTCAGGAGACAAGTAACAGATGACCTGTCACCTCACCACAGAAGTATATACAATGGAATGAATG